From a single Micromonospora pallida genomic region:
- the hemW gene encoding radical SAM family heme chaperone HemW, with protein MPGLPPEGESVPTDGSLPSTALRAVGARGFGVYVHVPFCASRCGYCDFNTYTTSELGGGASRENYADTVLAELALAARVLGDTPPPRVDTVFVGGGTPTLLPADDLARILDGIDRTWGLAADAEVTTEANPESVTPESLKTLRAAGYTRISLGMQSAASGVLAVLDRTHSAGRATAAATEARDAGFDHVNLDLIYGTPGERAEDFAASLDQVIAAGVDHVSAYALIVEEGTRLAARMRRGELPYPSDDVAADRYLAAEAALDAAGFSWYEVSNWARTPAARCRHNLLYWTGGDWWGLGPGAHSHVGGVRWWNVKHPSAYAARLAGGASPGQAREILTADEAHMEDVMLRLRLASGLPLAVLDPAGRAGAERARAAGLLAEADYAAGRAVLTLPGRLLADAVVRDLLP; from the coding sequence ATGCCCGGCCTCCCTCCAGAAGGCGAATCCGTACCGACCGACGGGTCGCTCCCATCGACCGCCCTGCGCGCGGTCGGCGCGCGTGGTTTCGGCGTCTACGTCCACGTGCCCTTCTGCGCCAGTCGCTGCGGCTACTGCGACTTCAACACCTACACGACCAGCGAGCTCGGCGGGGGCGCGAGCCGGGAGAACTACGCCGACACCGTCCTGGCCGAGTTGGCGCTCGCCGCCCGGGTGCTCGGGGACACTCCGCCGCCCCGGGTGGACACCGTCTTCGTCGGTGGCGGCACGCCGACCCTGCTCCCCGCCGACGACCTGGCCCGCATCCTCGACGGCATCGACCGCACCTGGGGGCTGGCCGCCGACGCCGAGGTCACCACCGAGGCGAACCCGGAGTCGGTGACGCCGGAGTCGTTGAAGACCCTGCGGGCGGCCGGCTACACCCGCATCTCGCTGGGGATGCAGTCGGCGGCGTCGGGAGTGCTCGCCGTACTCGACCGGACGCACTCCGCCGGGCGGGCCACCGCCGCCGCGACCGAGGCCCGCGACGCCGGGTTCGACCACGTCAACCTCGACCTGATCTACGGCACGCCGGGGGAGCGGGCCGAGGACTTCGCCGCCTCGCTCGACCAGGTGATCGCCGCCGGGGTGGACCACGTCAGCGCGTACGCCCTGATCGTGGAGGAGGGCACCCGGCTCGCCGCCCGGATGCGCCGGGGCGAGCTGCCGTACCCCTCGGACGACGTCGCGGCGGACCGCTACCTGGCGGCGGAGGCGGCCCTCGACGCGGCCGGTTTCTCCTGGTACGAAGTCTCCAACTGGGCCCGGACGCCGGCCGCCCGGTGCCGGCACAACCTGCTCTACTGGACCGGCGGGGACTGGTGGGGCCTCGGCCCGGGGGCGCACAGCCACGTCGGCGGGGTGCGCTGGTGGAACGTGAAGCACCCCAGCGCGTACGCGGCGCGGCTCGCCGGCGGCGCGTCACCCGGTCAGGCCCGGGAGATCCTCACCGCCGACGAGGCGCACATGGAGGACGTGATGCTCCGCCTGCGGCTCGCCTCCGGGCTGCCGCTGGCGGTGCTCGACCCCGCCGGCCGGGCCGGCGCCGAGCGGGCCCGCGCCGCCGGGCTGCTCGCCGAGGCCGACTACGCCGCCGGCCGGGCAGTGCTCACCCTGCCCGGCCGGTTGCTCGCCGACGCCGTGGTCCGCGACCTGCTGCCCTGA
- a CDS encoding DUF4870 domain-containing protein — translation MTEPPRPPDAGDAGRYPPEPTMPLAPSGSSSTPGEPTTPLPGEPSAEPPTEHLATPSHEPPTANWSTSSYESPTQNWSAPAYEPPTRDWSAPAYEPPTRDWSARAYEPPTQQYGSPGDDAPTERHAAPEPPTVGYEPPGLGGPADHPTSGGHFAAPGYPTAGDQGGYPPPGAQEGYPPPGGYPPPETPGGFPQPGPHEGYPPPGTQAGFPPPGGYLPPETPGGFPPPGTPEGYPPLGGYPPGAGGGLPPGGYPPSGGPYPTAGPTTDDDRTWAVLAHVGGPIGVVVGGSLFGWVGPLIVLLHRGQQSPAVRAHAIAALNFQITWAVAILIGWLLTGITCGLLVFIPLLLALVPIVLGIVAGLKANQDQLYPYPMTRTFVR, via the coding sequence ATGACTGAACCGCCTCGCCCGCCCGACGCGGGCGACGCCGGCCGGTACCCGCCGGAGCCGACCATGCCGCTCGCCCCGTCCGGATCCTCGTCGACGCCCGGCGAGCCCACCACCCCGCTGCCCGGGGAGCCCTCGGCTGAGCCCCCGACGGAGCACCTCGCCACACCGTCGCACGAACCACCCACCGCGAACTGGTCGACATCCTCGTACGAGTCGCCGACGCAGAACTGGTCGGCACCCGCGTACGAGCCACCCACGCGGGACTGGTCGGCCCCGGCGTACGAGCCGCCGACGCGGGACTGGTCGGCACGGGCATACGAGCCGCCGACGCAGCAGTACGGGTCGCCGGGCGACGACGCGCCGACGGAACGCCACGCCGCTCCGGAACCACCCACCGTGGGCTACGAGCCGCCGGGTCTCGGCGGGCCGGCCGACCACCCGACGTCGGGCGGGCACTTCGCCGCACCCGGCTACCCGACCGCTGGCGACCAGGGCGGCTACCCGCCGCCGGGAGCGCAGGAGGGTTACCCGCCGCCCGGGGGTTACCCACCGCCGGAGACGCCGGGGGGCTTTCCGCAGCCAGGGCCGCATGAGGGCTACCCGCCGCCGGGGACACAGGCGGGCTTTCCGCCGCCCGGGGGTTACCTACCGCCGGAGACGCCGGGGGGCTTTCCACCGCCGGGGACACCGGAGGGCTATCCGCCACTCGGGGGTTATCCGCCGGGGGCGGGCGGGGGCCTGCCGCCGGGTGGCTACCCGCCCTCGGGTGGGCCGTACCCGACGGCCGGTCCGACCACCGACGACGACCGGACCTGGGCGGTGCTCGCCCACGTCGGCGGCCCGATCGGTGTGGTGGTCGGCGGCAGCCTCTTCGGCTGGGTCGGCCCGCTGATCGTGCTGCTGCACCGGGGGCAGCAGTCCCCGGCGGTGCGCGCGCACGCCATCGCCGCGCTCAACTTCCAGATCACCTGGGCGGTCGCGATCCTGATCGGCTGGCTGCTCACCGGAATCACCTGCGGCCTGCTCGTCTTCATTCCGCTGCTGCTCGCGCTGGTGCCGATCGTGCTCGGCATCGTGGCCGGTCTCAAGGCCAACCAGGACCAGCTCTACCCGTACCCGATGACCCGGACCTTCGTGCGGTGA
- the hrcA gene encoding heat-inducible transcriptional repressor HrcA, translated as MGLDDRKLAVLRAIVEDYVATQEPVGSKALVERHQLGVSPATVRNDMAVLEEEGYIRQPHTSAGRVPTDRGYRLFVDRLSRVKPLSPAERRAIERFLVGAVDLDDVVHRTVRLLAQLTRQVAVVQYPSLARSSVRHLELVPISTTRLMLVMIADTGRVEQRLVELPAPVPADDVTDLRRLVNEKLCGTRLADTPPLVQALVEEVRAGLRPAMTTLSTVLLETLVERHEERIALAGTANLTRGGLLDFQGSLRPILEALEEEVVLLKLIGEVEPSTTRVRIGDENEIDNLRGTSVVSTGYGPGVTILGGLGVLGPTRMDYPGTIATVRAVARYVGELLAQN; from the coding sequence GTGGGTCTCGACGACCGTAAGCTCGCCGTGCTGCGCGCGATCGTCGAGGACTACGTCGCGACCCAGGAGCCGGTCGGCAGCAAGGCGCTGGTTGAGCGGCACCAACTCGGCGTCTCCCCGGCCACGGTCCGCAACGACATGGCCGTGCTGGAGGAGGAGGGGTACATCCGGCAGCCGCACACCAGCGCCGGCCGGGTGCCCACCGACCGTGGCTACCGGCTCTTCGTCGACCGGCTCAGCCGGGTCAAGCCGCTCAGCCCGGCCGAGCGCCGGGCGATCGAGCGCTTCCTGGTCGGCGCGGTCGACCTCGACGACGTCGTCCACCGTACAGTCCGGCTGCTCGCCCAGCTCACCCGTCAGGTGGCCGTGGTGCAGTACCCGAGCCTGGCCCGGTCCTCCGTACGGCACCTGGAACTCGTGCCGATCTCCACCACCCGGCTGATGCTGGTGATGATCGCCGACACCGGCCGGGTCGAGCAGCGGCTGGTCGAGCTGCCCGCGCCGGTCCCCGCCGACGACGTCACCGACCTGCGCCGCCTGGTCAACGAGAAGCTCTGCGGCACCCGGCTGGCGGACACCCCGCCGCTGGTGCAGGCGCTGGTGGAGGAGGTCCGCGCCGGGCTGCGTCCGGCGATGACCACGCTCTCCACGGTGCTGCTGGAGACCCTGGTCGAGCGGCACGAGGAGCGGATCGCCCTGGCCGGCACCGCCAACCTGACCCGGGGCGGCCTGCTCGACTTCCAGGGTTCGCTGCGGCCGATCCTCGAGGCGCTCGAGGAGGAGGTCGTCCTGCTCAAGCTGATCGGCGAGGTCGAGCCGAGCACCACCCGGGTCCGGATCGGCGACGAGAACGAGATCGACAACCTGCGGGGCACGTCGGTGGTGAGCACGGGCTACGGTCCGGGTGTCACCATCCTGGGTGGGTTGGGTGTGCTCGGGCCGACCCGGATGGACTACCCCGGCACCATCGCCACGGTACGCGCCGTGGCACGCTACGTGGGCGAGCTGCTGGCCCAGAACTGA
- the dnaJ gene encoding molecular chaperone DnaJ has product MARDYYGILGVSREASDDEIKRAYRKLARQFHPDVNPDPEAQEKFKDINAAYEVLSDDRKRQIVDLGGDPLAPGGGAAGPGGPGGAGPFVGFQDIMDAFFGGATGSRGPRPRTRPGADAILRLELDLNETAFGVEAPINVDTAVLCTTCSGAGTAAGTHLATCEACGGRGEVQSVQRTFLGQVVSARPCTVCQGYGTTIPHQCPTCAGEGRVRTRRSLTVKIPAGVEDGMRIRLAQQGEVGPGGGTAGDLYVEIHERPHDVYSRKGDDLHCRVTVPMTAAALGTRLTIKTLDSEETVDVKPGTQPGSTLRLRARGVPHLRGTGRGDLYVHLDVRTPTKLDVEQERMLREFAKTRGEEVAELTKQGGFFSRMRDAFNGHA; this is encoded by the coding sequence GTGGCCAGGGACTACTACGGCATCCTCGGTGTCAGCCGGGAAGCCTCCGACGACGAGATCAAGCGTGCCTACCGCAAGCTGGCGCGACAGTTCCACCCGGACGTCAACCCGGACCCGGAGGCCCAGGAGAAGTTCAAGGACATCAACGCCGCGTACGAGGTCCTCTCGGACGACCGGAAGCGGCAGATCGTCGACCTGGGTGGGGACCCGCTCGCCCCGGGCGGTGGCGCGGCCGGCCCCGGTGGGCCGGGCGGCGCGGGGCCGTTCGTCGGCTTCCAGGACATCATGGACGCCTTCTTCGGCGGGGCCACCGGCTCGCGAGGGCCGCGTCCGCGTACCCGCCCGGGGGCCGACGCGATCCTGCGGCTGGAGCTGGACCTGAACGAGACGGCGTTCGGCGTCGAGGCGCCGATCAACGTCGACACCGCCGTGCTCTGCACCACCTGCTCCGGCGCCGGCACGGCCGCCGGCACCCACCTCGCCACCTGTGAGGCGTGTGGCGGTCGGGGCGAGGTGCAGTCGGTGCAGCGCACCTTCCTCGGCCAGGTCGTCTCGGCCCGGCCCTGCACGGTCTGCCAGGGCTACGGCACCACGATCCCGCACCAGTGCCCGACCTGCGCCGGGGAGGGCCGGGTCCGTACCCGCCGCTCGCTGACCGTCAAGATCCCCGCCGGGGTGGAGGACGGCATGCGGATCCGCCTCGCCCAGCAGGGCGAGGTCGGGCCGGGCGGCGGCACCGCTGGCGACCTCTACGTGGAGATCCACGAACGGCCGCACGACGTCTACTCCCGCAAGGGCGACGACCTGCACTGCCGGGTGACCGTGCCGATGACGGCGGCGGCGCTCGGCACCCGGCTGACCATCAAGACGCTGGACAGCGAGGAGACCGTCGACGTCAAGCCGGGCACCCAGCCGGGCAGCACGCTGCGGCTGCGGGCCCGGGGCGTACCGCACCTGCGCGGCACCGGCCGGGGCGACCTCTACGTCCACCTCGACGTGCGGACCCCGACCAAGCTCGACGTCGAGCAGGAGCGGATGCTGCGCGAGTTCGCCAAGACCCGGGGCGAGGAGGTCGCCGAGCTGACCAAGCAGGGCGGCTTCTTCTCCCGGATGCGCGACGCCTTCAACGGGCACGCCTGA
- a CDS encoding 16S rRNA (uracil(1498)-N(3))-methyltransferase: MSAPLFLVEALPTTDTLTLDGPEGHHAATVQRLRVGEELLLADGRGGTAAAVVTAVGRGSLDLRVTSRGYADASVPRIVVVQGIAKGDRGELAVQAMTEAGVDEIVPWAASRSVTQWRGERGVRAREKWVATAREAAKQARRAWLPVVAGAPDEPTATVAARISGAAAGFVLHEEAEARLTTVELPPTGEIVLVVGPEGGIAPAELDAFRAAGGRPVRLGPAVLRTSTAGVAALSVLATRLARW; the protein is encoded by the coding sequence TTGTCGGCGCCGCTCTTCCTGGTCGAGGCACTGCCCACCACCGACACGCTCACCCTGGACGGCCCGGAGGGGCACCACGCCGCCACCGTGCAGCGGCTGCGGGTCGGTGAGGAACTGCTGCTCGCCGACGGCCGGGGTGGCACGGCCGCCGCCGTGGTCACCGCCGTCGGCCGGGGCAGCCTCGACCTGAGGGTCACCTCCCGGGGGTACGCCGACGCGTCGGTGCCCCGGATCGTGGTGGTGCAGGGCATCGCCAAGGGCGACCGGGGCGAGCTGGCCGTCCAGGCGATGACTGAGGCGGGCGTGGACGAGATCGTGCCGTGGGCGGCGTCCCGCTCGGTGACGCAGTGGCGCGGCGAGCGGGGCGTACGGGCCCGGGAGAAGTGGGTGGCGACCGCCCGGGAGGCCGCCAAGCAGGCCCGCCGGGCCTGGCTGCCGGTGGTGGCGGGCGCCCCGGACGAGCCCACCGCGACGGTGGCGGCCCGGATCTCCGGCGCCGCCGCCGGGTTCGTGCTGCACGAGGAGGCCGAGGCGCGGCTGACCACCGTCGAGCTGCCCCCGACCGGCGAGATCGTGCTGGTGGTGGGCCCCGAGGGCGGGATCGCCCCGGCCGAGCTGGACGCCTTCCGAGCCGCCGGGGGCCGTCCGGTACGCCTCGGGCCGGCGGTGCTGCGTACCTCGACGGCCGGGGTGGCGGCGCTCAGCGTGCTCGC